DNA from Antennarius striatus isolate MH-2024 chromosome 1, ASM4005453v1, whole genome shotgun sequence:
ttaaaacaaaagaaaaatagaatttaaaacccagaacaaataaactaaaaaaaattgcagcGAGGGGACAGAATCTTGTGAAGCTTTATGAATACGAGCCACACAGGAAGCATCGCTGCCTTGATAGAGATCTCCTCCGGCAGATGCTCTGCTCCGATGGTGAAGATGCGTTTTAATTCAATAGAAGCTGAAGGAGCCACCATGTTTTGGTCCCTCTGCGTTCTTATCTGAGTCACTTTGTGGCTGGATCCCAGATCCATCTCCTGCATCAGACTAAACAACCCCCCCAGCAGCCCGTCTGCATGAGTCACCAGAGATAACACATCAGCATTTGGGTTTCGTAGCAGACGTGTGTTTGTGACGGGTTGCTCTCTGCTTTGACCTCATGTTTGTTCAGGTCAGTGTCCCCCGGGTCAGTTCTCCCACGACGGCTTCGCCCCCTGCCTGCCCTGCCCGCTGGGGACATACCAACCCGAAGTGGGACGCACCTCGTGCTTCCCCTGCGGGGGGAACCTGGTGACCAAACGCGGCAGCGCCGTCTCCTTCCAGGAGTGTGAAACCAAAGGTTAGAAAGTTGTCCGAGTCGTCGTTGCTGCTGCGGGGGCCTCCAGGTTGGATCAGTTCAATTTCACATGTTTCAACACAAATGAACTAATCAGTGGATTTTTTTGGCGCCAAGAAAGTTTATGTAAACCTCTCAGACGCAGACGAAATGAAACATCTGTGCTTGTTTTCTaaaaagttttacttttttttaaacactatTAATACAGCTGCTGGGTGATGCCCTCTGCAGGTCAAGTGATGACATTACATGTTAGTCCCCACCTCTAACCCTGACTGAACACCATCACTCTAACTGGTTTTGGGTTTTAACTTgtggatatttttttaagtcattGTTTTAAAACCTTTAAACAATCAAACCTTGGCTGTTGCAGTCCAGTGTTCTCCAGGGCATTACTACAACACCTCCACCCACCGCTGCATCCGATGCCCCACCGCCACCTACCAGGGGGAGTTTGGGCAGAACTACTGTGTCGCCTGTCCTGGAAATACGACCACAGACTTCGATGGTTCTACGAATATCATGCAATGCAAAAGTGAGTCAGTCTGCGCAAAGAGTACGTCTGTACGTCAAAGATAGAAAAATAGAGTAGAACCTCCAGGTACGAGTTACTGGAGATACGAGACGTTGCTCTGCACATGTTTATGTTCAACTACGAGTCGTGTTTCAAGACACCAACACGTGGtggatgtatccatccaccatgtgttggtggatggatacaacatcagtgagaccggatcttgttctttaccacttgTTGGTGGATTGATGGGTACAGCTGTTTGACTTTTCAGATCTGTGACAGAACGGATTAATCTCGTATCTTGAGGTTCTACTCTGTATAAATTCTGGTCCAGATAATTCTGCACTGTGATTGGGTTAAACCCTTCTATGTGTCACTGTAGACCGGCAGTGCGGAGGAGAGCTGGGAGATTTCACCGGTTACATCGAGTCCCCAAACTACCCGGGAAACTACCCGGCCAACGTGGAGTGCACCTGGACCATCAACCCTCCGCCCAAACGCAGGATTCTCATCGTGGTCCCAGAAATCTACCTGCCCATCGAAGACGAGTGCGGGGACTATTTAGTGATGAGAAAAAGCTGTGAGTTTCACCTCTGGGTCCTCCCCTCAGTCATCTCAGATCGCAGCGTTTCATTCCGTTCATTCCATTCTCACTTCACAGCTCTCTCCAACTCGGTGACGACCTACGAGACTTGTCAGACTTATGAGCGTCCCATCGCCTTCACCTCCCGCTCCAAAAGGCTCTGGATACAGTTCAGGTCCAACGAGGGCAACAGCGGGAAAGGCTTCCAGGTCCCGTATGTGACGTATGACGGTGAGAAGACAGACGTTCCCACGTCAGGATTTAAACTACGAATGATTCCTCATCATGTTAATCAGATTTGAAACAATTGGTTGCGTGAGCGAGATTTTTAAATGCTATTTTTCAGAGGACTACCAGGAACTGATAGAAGACATCGTAAGAGATGGGAGACTATACGCTTCAGAGAATCACCAGGAAATTCTCAAGGTGTGTAAAAACACTTATAATAGCAGCatattttttagtttaaaatTCATAAATTACTGCATGTATTTTCTAATTGTTTCTTTTATCCATTTTCAGTCATATAACCTGTTTATTCTGTAGGTGTTCTCTGATTTTtgcgccctcttgtggacacTTGTGGAATCACATGTTGCTCTGTTTGTTGTTCATATGTTCTTGCTTTCCattaatacaaaacattttcccAGCAGGACAAGAAACTAATGAGGGCCTTGTTTGACGTGCTGGCTCACCCGCAGAACTTCTTCAACTACACAGCTCAAGAATCAAGAGAAATGTTCCCCAAATCTTTCATCCGCTTCCTGCGTTCCAAAGTCCTGAGGTTCCTCCGCCCATAAGGATGAGGCGGTTGTTGTGTAGTTTATGGACATGTCATGAAAAATCTAGATTAGATACTGACTCCGGTATCTGTTTCATTGCCTGACCCCCTTAAGAAaattctgtgtttgtctgttgtcaCATGGAGCGATGCTAAAACGAACTGCACACTTGATCCTGCAGAGAAAGAGGACGAGAAAGAGAGGAGTTTAATCTGAAGCTTTAAGAGATGATCTAACGGACTGTGGACACATGTGGGTGTCCTCAGGCTGGGATCTGGACTTCTTCAATtggtttgaatatttttttaagatgtTTTAATTAGCAACAGAAGACTTAAAACCAGTTTCAAACTTCTGTTAGTTTTTAAAGTCACCGTGTGAGTCTGTGTATTTGAATAACACCACACATGCCAGTCTTATCAGACATCTGCTAATAGCATAATAAGAAGATCTACCCTGGAGGCCAGTGTACATAGAGCGTTTATCTAGTTTTAACATAGACTACTTGCATAAGTAGAGGTTTATTGAGAGAGTTACTGTTAAATGTCAGAAACAAATATAGCACAGATGTTTTCTTGGGAACATTAGCACTACTAAAGTTGCAGCGGCGCCACAAAAGCATTTATTCTCCTGAATGTTTTGTATATGATGTAAAAAGTAGTCGATGAAATGCATCGTAGCAGCTGTGTACATGTGGGACAATACAGCATCGCTGTAATGGATGTGTGAACGAGTACTACTGTCCtaaaaaagacttttaattctcaaaaagaaaactcACAGCGGCTTTGATGCTTAAAGAGAACTGCTTCAGCGTAGTTAGGCCAGTATGCATCAGTACATGTGTATGAACCAGCAACCAAAGACAACTGTTCAGTCTGAAGACAGTCAGAGAAATGTCAGAGATGTGATGAGAGATTGAAtattaaaggtaaaaaaaacccaaactgaaACATTCTGTAAATTAGACTTGAGTTATTCAGTCTTAGGAAACCgatgtatgtatatttttatggtTTTGTACATCTAATATGCTGTAAATAAAGACAATACACTTAGATTGCGTTTAATTTccttttcaaattatttttggcTAAAAGGAACAAACAAGACATAATTACGTGTTGTTAAACTTGCCACTGGGATAACCTGATTTGGTTTGTGCGTCATCGCTTAATATGAATAAagcggggttttttttgtcgaGCCGGGAGTTGCATTCGCGGTGATCTACTGGCACTCACGTTGGAGATGACAAAGGCGGTGTTTAAGTCCGGTAGGACTCAGATACactttattcttttcatttttttacataattgGTACTTGACACTTGTATAATGTTGTCTGGTAGcgatatataataataattacccGATATGTAACCGGTATTTTATATGTCACCGCCCGTCTAGACCGGAGATTAAACAAACCGAGCGCTCTTTGTGGTCTCGTATGCGGAAGAGAAAACAATGacgtaaaaaacaacaaccggAAACTGGCAGTCAGCTGCCCGGAAGCTGAGGATGTTTATCTCCGGTTAGCTAATTTGACAACAGCGTCAGTTGTGGGGTAATTTATTTAATCCTGGGGTAGAATCTGAAGACAGTCGAGCGGCTGTTCGAcggtaaaacattttttgtggcTTTTTCTAATAATGAAGCCCGTTTTTCTCCTGCAAACTTTCTCCTTGgcttgttttattcttttaagcCAAGTGACAGCGAAGGTaaggctaacgttagctagcacCAACACTAAATAAtatctcatttttaaaattaaattccaCTTCAGTCTCCCCGACGCTCCTGAGATTAATTATTGCCTAGCTTTTGTTGGCAGCTAACCCCAAGTATAGCCAAGATAACTCGATTGTGCTATCTTATTGTGTAGCTGACCATAGTGAATCATGAGATAATCCTGTCATTTAGTAATCAGAGCTACAGATTAGAAGAAATCTGAATATCCTAACACTCATCCGGGGTGGATTTATTATGTGTGGACCATAAAACCTTCATCTTCAGCTTAAACTAGTTTCGTGTCTGGCTAATGAAGCCTTAGGAGTGTTGAATTTGAACCACAGCTTCATGTCTTCTCCGTCATGAATCTCTGCTGGTCTGATTCCTCCTGTCAGGCCTGCGTGTTTCAGCACACGTCAGAtgacaatttaattttaaaaaaacgtgtTTAAAATACATCCATCTGCTTCAGACACACTAGTTTATTGATTATTCTGACCTACAGTAAGATCAGCTGTGAATTCTGAGGTCCATTATCAGTTCCATGTATTTAATGAAGCCTGTCCTGTTTCGGGTGTCAGCGTGAGGACCCCTCTGCTGCCCGGCGTGCCTGTGTAAAAGTTAACCCCACTAATTCATTCCTGTGGGTCCCACAGAAAAGCTTAACCTCAAAGCAAaatcatgttgtgtttgttccaAATGAGATGTGTTAATGTCTGAAATTaaacgtgtgtgtttgcagaattCTGAAGACTACCGCTGTAAATGCATCTGTCCACCCTACAGAGACATCGATGGACAGATTTACAAGCAGAATGTTTCTCTCAAAGACTGGTATGTCGATGGACACGTCACTAAAGTTCCCTGAAAGGTTGGATCTGATGGTTTCCTGCTGTCTGACGGTTTGATGatgctgtttttcatttctttagtAACTGTCTTCATGTCGTGCAACCCATGCCAGTTGATGGGAAAGATGTGGAAGCTTACTGTTTACGCTGTGAGTGCAAATATGAAGAGAGGAGCTCTGGGACCATTAAGGTGAGCTACTGCTTCAGTTTGGAGATTAGCGGTCATTGTAGATTTATACTTTatgataattatattttaattttgctttttagACAACTTGCTTGTTTGTGTAAAAACCCACTTGAAAACCCAAATATATTGAATTTAAATTGTCACTTTTGTACATCTTAAACACACATTGAAGAACACTGAAGCAGTTGGTAATCCTGTCGTCCCTTTAGTTTACCATCATCATGTACCTGTCCATCCTGGGCCTGCTGATGCTCTACATGGTCTACCTGACCCTCCTGGAGCCCATCTTGAAGAGACGCCTGTTCGGACACTCGCAGCTCATCCAGAGTGACGACGATGTCGGGGTATGTGCCCacaggaaaaataaagttaatgcTTTTGTTATTatgttctgttttcattctCAAGGTCAAATAATGGGGTTTGGAATGTGCTGGAAATGCTTCACATTTCCAAACCACGCGTAAAAAATGCAACATGAAGCTTCTGAATCAGTGGGAAATAGTCAGTATAACTTTATTATAGATCAGCTGGTTTCAACAAAACGTGTTTCTGAGCCGTGGTGATATCTGTGCTGCTTCTTGTAACTTTATGAAGGTTACTGGTTTGTGGTTTGGTTGTAAATAGTGATAAACTCGTGCTTCATTTCATGTTCGTTGTGTTCATGAcacagtgggggaggggggagggggaggtgggggtgggatcTGTCGCTGCATGAAACATAAAACCCCAGTGAGAGGTGGTGAGTGTCGGGACGGCGGTAATAAAGTTTCTCTGCAggggtttctgtgtgtgtgtgtgtgttcccgtAAAAAAAGAGGTGTTTAGTGCGTTGGTTCCTCACCATGAGGAGCAGTTTGTTAGAAAGAACCTTTTCTGCACAGACAGCAAGAGGAATGCAGGCAGAAATAGACGATGTGAGTTAATCTTCCACTGCCGGTGTTAACCTGTTGTGCTTTGTCCACCTGAGggagtctttttcttttcctggtcTTTTATTTGGTGCTCTTCGTCTCCAGGACCAGCAGCCGTTTGCCAACGCTCACAACGTCCTGTCCCGGTCGCACTCCCGACCCAATGTGCTGAACAAAGTGGAACACGCCCAGCAGCGCTGGAGGAGGCAGGTCCAGGAACAGAGGAAGTCGGTGTTCGACCGCCACGTCGTTctgagttaaaataaaaatcaagacaTAAACAAACCCCTCCCCCACTATGACAGCCCCCGCCCCAGGTTATATCcactcatttgtgtttttgtatctcCTCAAATATGAACATGGATGTGAATTCTGGATCTGTAGAGTCTGCGCTAAAGCTGGGGGCTCGTAGCGACCTCAGAGACTCGAGCCTTAGATATTACctgaacttcctgtctggtttGAAACTTCTGACATCACCAGAAGTTTTGAAATAAACTAGAGTAAAGCATCTATGGGGCTTAATACTTTAGAACACCCTCCATCGGCTGCAGCGGCCGGCGGCCGGTCGGTTAGAGATGAAGTGTTTCAACCACATCAGACAGGAAACGGTGTGATCTGAATTGGAGCCTTTgattctgcatgtttttgtaacGACTCTTTTTTAAACGTGTTTCCAGTCGTTTCATTCCAACGTTTAACGTCTGGTGGAGCGTCATCCCGCATTACGTCCTGACCGTAATCTTACTGAACGTCGttgctgaagtcgatgaacgtagctgtgtgtgtgtgagtgtgtgtgtgtgtgtgtgtgtgtgtgtgtgtgtgtgtgtgtacccccCTCTCTCTGTTGAGGATTATTAAAACCCACCTGAAgaaaacttgttttattttggtgattCTTCTGTTCTAGAAGTTGTTTGCCTTTCGGTGTTGGGGGGTTTATCTTGTGTAAATTCTCGTTGTGTTCTTGGACGGGGTGACGTGAGATAAATGAAAGTGTTCTTCTTGATTCCATGTGTGATGTTAtaactttgaaataaatttatgtgacatttgaaaatcttgcttttgtatttctttCAGTTTTCCTGTTTACACTAGAAGAACGATCAATTCA
Protein-coding regions in this window:
- the tmem9b gene encoding transmembrane protein 9B gives rise to the protein MKPVFLLQTFSLACFILLSQVTAKNSEDYRCKCICPPYRDIDGQIYKQNVSLKDCNCLHVVQPMPVDGKDVEAYCLRCECKYEERSSGTIKFTIIMYLSILGLLMLYMVYLTLLEPILKRRLFGHSQLIQSDDDVGDQQPFANAHNVLSRSHSRPNVLNKVEHAQQRWRRQVQEQRKSVFDRHVVLS